The following is a genomic window from Desulfotomaculum sp..
AATTACGGAAAAAATTCTGGCCGCTCACGCGCAAAAGGAAAAGGTGAGCCCGGGAGAACTGATCAACGTCCGGATTGACCTGGCGCTGGGCAACGATATTACGGCCCCGCTGGCCATCCAGGAGTTTGAAAAAATCGGCCTGCCCGGTGTTTTTGACCCGGACAGGGTCATCCTCGTGCCGGACCACTTTGTGCCCAACAAGGACATCAAGTCTGCCGAACAGGCCAAGATGCTGAGGGAGTTTTCCTCCCGCCAGAAGCTGACCTACTACTTTGAAGCCGGCAGGATGGGGATAGAACACTGCCTGCTTCCGGAGCAAGGGCTGGTCGGGCCGGGAGACGTGGTTATCGGGGCCGATTCGCACACCTGTACATACGGCGCCCTGGGGGCTTTCTCAACAGGCGTGGGCAGTACCGATCTGGCGGCGGCTATGGCTTCGGGGGAGATCTGGCTGAAAGTTCCGGAATCAATCAAGCTGATCTATAACGGCGAACTGCCCCCCTGGGTCAGCGGCAAAGACCTGATCCTGCTCGCCATCGGCGATCTCGGCGTTGACGGCGCCGCCTACCAGGCGCTGGAATTTACCGGCCCCGTAATCGACAGGCTGTCCATGGACAGCAGGTTTACCGCGGCAAACATGGCTATTGAGGCGGGGGCCAAGAACGGCATCTTCCCCCCGGATGAGATAACACGACAGTATGTAGAAGGGCGCGCAAAAAGGCCTTATACTTTTTACAGCAGCGACCCGGACGCCGGGTATAAAGGGACGCGCGAGTACGACGTCAGCGGAATGGAGCCGCTGGTAGCCTTCCCCCACCTGCCTGAAAAAGTTCACCCGGTCAGCCAGGCGGGCCATATCAAGATCGACCAGGTCGTCATCGGCTCCTGCACAAACGGGCGTCTGGAAGACCTGCGTCTGGCGGCAGGCCTGATCAAGGGGAAGAAAGTGCACCCGGAAGTAAGGCTGATTGTCATACCCGGCACGCAGAAGATTTACCTGCAGTCGCTGAGGGAAGGCCTGATTGAGGATTTCGTGGAAGCCGGGGCGGTTTTCAGCACGCCGACCTGCGGACCCTG
Proteins encoded in this region:
- the leuC gene encoding 3-isopropylmalate dehydratase large subunit, whose amino-acid sequence is MSMTITEKILAAHAQKEKVSPGELINVRIDLALGNDITAPLAIQEFEKIGLPGVFDPDRVILVPDHFVPNKDIKSAEQAKMLREFSSRQKLTYYFEAGRMGIEHCLLPEQGLVGPGDVVIGADSHTCTYGALGAFSTGVGSTDLAAAMASGEIWLKVPESIKLIYNGELPPWVSGKDLILLAIGDLGVDGAAYQALEFTGPVIDRLSMDSRFTAANMAIEAGAKNGIFPPDEITRQYVEGRAKRPYTFYSSDPDAGYKGTREYDVSGMEPLVAFPHLPEKVHPVSQAGHIKIDQVVIGSCTNGRLEDLRLAAGLIKGKKVHPEVRLIVIPGTQKIYLQSLREGLIEDFVEAGAVFSTPTCGPCLGGHMGILAKGERCLATTNRNFVGRMGDRESEVYLCNPAVAAASAIAGYIVGPKEVSK